The Delphinus delphis chromosome 2, mDelDel1.2, whole genome shotgun sequence genome contains a region encoding:
- the PROX2 gene encoding prospero homeobox protein 2 gives MNPNFSLLSQPSRDCSYLAEPRTKDGRSPSPREQGRDSPFPWSQVPSSSLADPDWFWDEHIQAKRARVETIVRGMCLSPNTPVPGNAPARDSPCCPEKARERKRKQNLPVQQGPLKPGPAGDRGSRKGGPRVREQLHLLKQQLKHLQEHILQAAEPKAPAQGPGGSETGKDPLSVKQRDGSGSRSWAVHSDHRQGSSGDLSRVEKHRVSEVKHQSEEPRLLPSGARALLEILKKELTGAISQAVDSVLQKVLLDPSGHLTHLGRSFPGLVPDGRSEPSPPEGGACKDPLPLAALPRRAQPQTGAPLGNLSLAKSLDSPRYPVSPRMIPKPCQGPPANCPLTVPAHIQEDQILSQLLGHRPSGHWRGNLPQDSSPQSHPSSEAALQPWRAAKLQPLALSQRQCPWLFKSTCLERLPLVPSVKMEQGGLQAVTDALPFSSAQIQEGLNPGHLKKAKLMFFFTRYPSSNLLKAYFPDVQFNRCITSQMIKWFSNFREFYYIQMEKFARQAISDGVTNPKMLVVLRNSELFRALNMHYNKGNDFEVPDCFLEIASLTLQEFFRAVSAGKDSDPSWKKPIYKIISKLDSDIPEIFKSSSYPQELFRN, from the exons ATGAACCCAAACTTCAGCTTGCTTTCTCAACCATCCCGGGACTGCTCATACCTGGCAGAACCTCGTACCAAAGATGGAAGAAGCCCGTCCCCCAGAGAACAGGGCAGAGACTCCCCATTTCCCTGGAGCCAGGTCCCCAGCTCCAGCCTCGCTGACCCTGACTGGTTTTGGGATGAGCACATCCAGGCAAAGAGAGCCAGAGTAGAGACCATCGTCCGAGGCATGTGCCTCTCCCCTAACACTCCGGTGCCAGGCAATGCCCCAGCCAGGGACAGCCCGTGCTGCCCAGAGAAGGCCCGGGAGCGGAAGAGGAAGCAGAATCTTCCCGTGCAGCAAGGCCCCCTGAAGCCAGGCCCTGCCGGGGACCGGGGAAGCAGGAAGGGGGGCCCTCGGGTGAGAGAACAGCTTCACCTGCTGAAGCAACAGCTAAAACACCTGCAGGAGCACATCCTGCAGGCTGCCGAGCCCAAGGCCCCAGCTCAGGGCCCGGGAGGCTCAGAGACAGGGAAGGACCCTCTGAGTGTAAAGCAGAGGGATGGCTCTGGGTCTAGGTCCTGGGCTGTGCACAGTGACCACCGCCAGGGTTCCAGCGGGGACCTCTCCAGGGTGGAGAAGCACAGAGTGTCTGAGGTCAAACACCAGTCTGaggaacccaggctccttccttCTGGAGCGCGAGCTTTGCTGGAGATTCTGAAGAAAGAATTGACGGGGGCCATATCCCAGGCTGTGGACTCAGTATTACAGAAGGTGCTATTGGATCCGTCAGGCCACCTGACTCACCTGGGCAGAAGCTTCCCGGGACTGGTGCCAGATGGTAGAAGCGAGCCCTCGCCTCCTGAGGGAGGTGCCTGTAAAGATCCCCTTCCTCTGGCTGCCTTGCCCAGGAGGGCCCAGCCACAGACAGGGGCTCCACTGGGAAACTTATCTCTGGCCAAGTCTCTAGATTCTCCCAGGTACCCTGTCTCTCCGAGAATGATCCCCAAACCCTGTCAGGGTCCCCCAGCAAACTGTCCCTTGACTGTGCCTGCCCACATCCAGGAAGATCAGATTCTCAGCCAGCTACTGGGCCATAGGCCCAGTGGCCACTGGAGGGGCAATCTTCCGCAGGACTCATCTCCCCAGAGCCACCCCTCCTCAGAGGCGGCCCTGCAACCTTGGCGAGCTGCCAAACTGCAACCACTGGCTTTGAGCCAGCGACAGTGCCCCTGGCTCTTCAAGTCCACCTGTTTGGAAAGACTGCCCCTCGTTCCCTCAGTGAAAATGGAGCAAGGTGGCCTGCAGGCCGTCACGGACGCACTTCCTTTCTCTTCAGCCC aaatccaggAGGGCCTCAACCCTGGTCACTTGAAGAAGGCCAAACTAATGTTTTTCTTCACACGCTATCCCAGTTCCAACCTCCTGAAGGCTTATTTTCCTGATGTTCAG TTCAACCGCTGCATTACCTCCCAGATGATCAAGTGGTTCAGCAACTTCCGTGAGTTTTATTATATCCAGATGGAGAAATTTGCCCGGCAAGCAATTTCAGATGGTGTCACAAATCCCAAAATGCTGGTGGTTCTCCGCAACTCGGAGCTTTTTCGAGCTCTCAATATGCACTATAACAAGGGAAACGACTTTGAG GTCCCAGATTGCTTCTTGGAAATCGCCAGCTTGACATTACAGGAGTTCTTCAGGGCTGTCTCCGCAGGCAAAGACTCAGATCCTTCCTGGAAGAAAcccatttacaaaattatttcgAAACTGGACAGTGACATCCCAGAGATATTCAAATCTTCCAGCTATCCCCAGGAGCTGTTTCGGAATTAA